In Triplophysa rosa linkage group LG2, Trosa_1v2, whole genome shotgun sequence, the genomic window GAAAACCTTTGTGTGGGTtcagtcttgtcttgtcttagTGTCATTAGTGTATTAGTATCATGTATTTTGGTCATCAAAGGTTtcccataaaagaaaaaaatattttaggaatCTGTCAAAAACCCCTATTAGGCAAATACCTAAATAGTCTTTATACTTTATTCACGTTTTTTACCCAAATTTGAGATCACAATCACACAATCAAATAATTAAGAATATAATTAAGTGTAACATTCAaccattattatttgtattataatttttttctattaAGGACTACAAGTAAGTGACTGTAATTGGGTAGCCTATCTGAATAAAAATTAAGGACTTTAAATAAAGCCTTTCTTGATAGACAGTAAATTCGAAAATTCATGGAttacaacaataataattatattttagaaATGCAGAAAAACTACTGTGACTAAAGATACACATACTGGTGGATTGACattacataaacataaaaaacaaatcacCAATACTGTGTCATTGGCTGGGGGTGAGGTCCTCCTTTGTCAAGTcaagtttagtttttttgtttttttgttaattaaCTGCACACTGTTTTGGGGAAAAACTGTTTTATGAAATTAGTTTAAGCAGGATGATTTAGCAGCATTCATTTACAGCACTGCACCATACCTTTCTAACGTTGGAGGGTAACTTAAAGTCGTTTGACATCGTTTAAATAAAACTCGTTCAAATAGAAATCCGTGTCTTTAAATGATTAGCTTGAAAAAGTTTGAGTGTCATGAAatcttgaaataaaagactgtAGTAGCATAAAACCCAAACATTGCGACCTCTAGTGGTCACTGAGGGAGGCTCACAGACAGGTGCACTTTTTCTTACTATTactgaatttattatttatggCCTCTTTGTAACAATGTCAACAGTTATGATGTATCAGTTTTTTTCATGATCTCCcatttctctgtctctctgtcattCTTGTACTATATTgtcctttctttttttatgagtCTTTCTGCTCACCACAGTTTTCCACTTGTTGCTCTACAAAAGGTCCCCATTTAAGTAGTAACACATGggaatattaaacaaatatagttttttttccaaaactgTAGCAATGAAATTACAGCAAATCTTCTAACATTATGTGATATAACTTTATGTCTTAAAGAATGAAgaaatattacatataatttcTAGGTCACCAACGATATACATTTAACGATGACACAGTAACCAACTTTAAATATGATTTCAAAACACGAATACGATATTTAGTGCTAACGTACCATTTACATGCTTGTTTAACGACCTAAGGTTTTACTGAAACCAATTTAGATACTTGCAtaaaattataacaaaataataaagacacaagaatataataaaatacaggTCTATTTTGTAATTCGCCATCGAAGCATTCTTATGGCTACGTCCCTCAACATTTTACAGTCAGTGAGAAGCAGCACTTGAGTTTATTAGGTTTGAAATCCTTTTATGATGAGACTCGCGCACTCGCTCCTGATTGGAACTTGGAAGCGCCAGGATCCGGATATGAGCATGAAGCGCAACACGCAGCCGCTTTGGGAAAAGCCCTGACCGTCCAAACTAACTGTCAAACAGACTTAGACCCGACAGAGAGGTGACGCTAGACACCGACAAGTCTATTCTTGTGTAATATATTGTAGTGTAGTAGTTCAGCAGCGATGTAACTTTACTGCTGTGGAAAGACAATTATGCAAGGGAACAAAACAGATTCATTGTATCAGCGGTATCCCaaggacacaatgtcttcaGCTTTCTCTCGTACGGGGTTTGTGGTCATTTGTTTGGTAAGTCCTGTCTCGTTTTGTTTCTTATTGTTTAATACGACCGGTCAATAACGGCTCAACTGCCGTTTGACAGTCGAGCGCGCAGACTGTTGACATGCTCACGTGTGCTGTTCATTTCAAGTGTACCTTTCAAAGCTGCATCAACTCGTTGAACCGGTCTTTAACGCCAATATaatcaaatgtgttttaatagttAACAAATAagttataaaacacatttaaatataagaAGGTAGTGTGAAATTCTGAAGAGCCTGATCGTAATGTGGTTGTTGGGAAGGTTTTAAGCtcttccctgctgaaaaaaaaccgATAGAAaccacagaaattctaatgggtTTAATAACGGGAGCTGTATTGGCTTTAATGGAAACtaatggtctctgtgggtctctactggtaatgtgttggaTGAGATATTATCTGGCCGATGGGAACCAATAGAGCAATACTAGGAATTAagtccaaaacacactacaaaaaggcatttgtaatggttttatagTAAACCGTAATAATGGAAATCATTAGAATTTGCCTTGTTTTTCTCAGCAGGGTTGTTTATTTACCACAACTAtagacatgttttattaaataaatcttgtttGTAAAACAAAGTCTCCAGGACGTTTTGAAATTGAAAACCAACTTTTGAGCAAATTAATAGCATGCCTTGCTTTTCTAAAACCTGAGCGAGCACACTgcattcttataacaaactaaaTTCATTGCATCATGTAATCTGTTATCAGGTCATAGCAGGATAATCCCCTCACTGTTCTTTTCACATCCAACACAATAATGCATGTTTTACTCCCTCTCCAGCTGTCAAAGATGCATGCTGACATTCAACCCAGTAAAAGTTTCTCAAGAACAGTGTCCTATGTATTGTGTTCCTTGTGAGCTTGAGGATTGTTCCCTTATTTGGATATAACTCTGCCTTATAGAATACACCCATATCCTTGGAAACAAAACGTGCTCATCATACTTGTAATAgtattatttgtgtgtgtgtgtgagtgtgtgtgagtgtgtgtgtgtgtgtgtgtgtgtgtgtgtgtgtgtgtgtgtgtgtgtgtgtgtgtgtgtgtgtgtgtgtgtgtgtgtgtgtNgtgtgtgtgtgtgtgtgtgtgtgtgtgtgtgtgtgtgtgtgtgtgtgtgtgtgtgtgtgtgtgtgtgtgtgtgtgtgtgtgtgtgtgtgcattttagTGCAGTCATATCCCATGTGATGGGCGAGTGAACCTGAAAAGATGAAATATTCTTTACATAACGCGTCATGTATAACTCTTTTCTCTCTCAATGTTCTGCTTGTATGTGAAGACTATAGTTGTAAATCTTGCCCTGTACCCTGTGCTGAGGACGCTGGGCATTCAGATCCATTCTGCTATCACAGGAAGCTATGTGCCGGGATATCATTCTGTTTTGCTCATCAACTGTCCTACCGAACAGACCGCAAGAGACATTGGCAGGTACACACACTCAGTCATAGACAAACACAAGAAATATGGCTTAGCTTCATCTTAGTACCATCAGGTTATGAGGAAATGTGTTGTATCCAAGGTTACTCATTATACAAAGGTTTCatcaatttgttgaatgggttgtgtAAGTTTGTTGCATTTGAGTGTAGCCAAGTAATGggtcttctactggtaacccaaaataatactgaatAGACATACAGTTTTAATTTGCTAGCTAATGTGATTTACtcattatttcttttgcttgctaTCAGTAATAATTTCCACGGACTCTATTCTTTGAGAATGTGTACCGGTAGTTAAGTTTGGGATACAAAAgcatgcatgcgcagtaacgtttatgTTATTGCTCTGAAACCGTCTAGTGGCAAATGTGGTCAGAAATGTGGTTTGGTGAGACTGCATGTGATCGTGTCACACAATAactgttttatgaaaaaaagggtaaaataaatcaacaacatTAGCCTACCAAACCAATCTtttaagtaatagttcacccaattatgaacattctgtcatgttGCTTCTAACCCATATTACTTTATTTCTTCCATGTACAGTAGTATGCAAGAATGTTAGTATTTTCACCCACAAAAATGGCCAGTTTGCTTTAGGGTGTCAGTAGGAAATATCAGtttacatttccaaacattCCCTTTGTCATTAATTGTAGTAATCCAGTGAGAGTTTTGTATACGGTCGAcctgacaacatttttataaatagaacctaaacccacaccaaaccccaacccttaCTTACCCCTAAagtcagagggaaatgataagtggcAATCCTGGTTGTAAggttaaacttaaaataaactgtaaacgtatttctgaaatctgattggttaaattaaatgttgtcccagtgtcaacatgatgttgccctaaggacgtcatcaaccacttggcaaaatcaagAGAGCCTTTGTGCACACAAGGAGTAGGAGCAGCTGGCATGGTCCACATTTAATTTAGTGAAGTTAATAGAAGTTCATTGAAGTTGATAaattaaattgatttttattttttgaaagcATCCCCATGTTACAGAATTTTTACACAAGTGCCTACAACCTTTTCCAGTACTGTAGCTTTGCAGGTAGGCGTCTTCAAGCGGAAGTGTTATAGGcagaatgttaaaaaaaactttgctcaatatttgtttttgcagAAAGGTTTCAAACAAAAGGAGGGCGAGTAAGAGCAAATGgcgacagaatgtttattttggctGAGCTATCCTTTTAACTACTGGTTATACTTTGTATACAAACTGTTGGCAGTGCCTGAATTATGATTAATTTATAAAATGAactataaaatgaatgaaacaatggAATTAcgaattaaaggggtcatatggcggaagtacgtgtttgtctgtctttggtgtgttataagttgcccatccatgcatgtattagacatgtaaaattgcacaaatgaaagtgtgggaacaaaagatgcattctatctaaaagccaatgctcacccagacttgcctgaaacgcctcgtgtaaccacaccccggcgaatctagtaacttcgtaacatgatttgactaagaccgcccaaatctacacgtagttaaggtgggcgtaattgtaaatctcattgtatcgcctgtcagtaaaattgctttggaacctgatgttccgaatatggtaagaggcgttacatttccgtgaaatgcttgcagtatttgaccaatcactacgcactggtgaactggccaatcatagcacacctcgcttttcagagcgatgagctttgtaaaaaaatcacgttttttaaactttaaatagtgtatacacattgcgttacatctaaaacaaacaatactattcgttttagccgtgcaatatgacttcTTTAAGATAAACTAAGATTCTGATACCTGATACCTGAAGAGTATTATTTCTGTGGAAACGATCATTAATTCTGTTAGAAAGTGGTACAGAAATTACACGCTTcacttttaaaatcattttctgtCTAACTGCTATAGAAATAGAAGTGTTTTCTTAAGAAGAGAAACATCTTTACATGACTTGTCAATTGTCTTTAATATAAAAGGAAGCCCAATACGCGTTCACGAGAGTacttcgacgcatgcgcatttggttgggcaaaaaagtgcaagtcttcctcaaatctgcttgtaaacacagagaTGCGCTTctgggttgtcagtcagaacgcTGCGGTCTACCCTCACCAAATGGGCATGCGtggaagtgctctcgtgaacacgcaccatacactgacaacacagaggagaatatatcgattaaagtcattattttaGTTTGCTTTTCGCACATGAAGTTTTCTCATCACTTCATAAAAATTTAATTGAGCCAccatgagcggatggaccaatttaacgatctctttagtacttttctggaccttgacaacaactataaccatgatgtctatggggaggcctggaaatctctcggatttcacctaaaatatctttatttgtgttccgaagatgccgggaggtcttaaaacatattGAACGtcttgtgggtgagtaaaatataacataattttgattttgagatgaacttttcctttaatgcaACCAACCTGTAAATAAAGCTCATAACTCTGCTTCTGCAATTTGTGGATTCAGAGTTTCCAGTAACAAGTTTCAGTATGTTACATTTTATTCAGGATTATGCAGTGCATGTTATAAAAAAATTGGCATTTGGAGGcagtatttaaaggggtcatatgacacggctaaaacaaatattatcgtttgttttagatgtaatccaaggtgtatacacgatttaaggttaaaaaacgctgtattttccacataccgtgcatgtttgtatctcctctttgccccatcTCTCTGAAACGagtggattttttacaaagctcatcgctctgaaaagcgaagtgtgctgtgattggccagttaaccagtgcatagtgattgatCGAATagcaagtgtgtgacggaaatgtgacgcctcttaccatatttggaacatcaggttccaaagcaattgtgctgacaggtatgcccacctttcttgtgtatacatttgggtggtcttagtcaactcatacgaCGATCTgatgtggatttgtgggggtgtggttacacgaggtgtttcaggcaggtctgggtgagcatttgcttttagatagaatgcatcttttgttccgtcactttaatttttgcaatttaacgtgtctaatacatgcatgggcagctaataacacaacaaagacacagaaaaacacgtatttgcgccatatgaccccttttaaGTAAGATTGGCTTtcagaaactttaaaaacacTGTGAATAATGGCTGAATACAAGCTTACAGATTTGAACCCGAGTCTAATTTGCATTAgatcaggggttcccaaacgtttCAGCCTGGGAACCCCCAAAAAACAGTcccagtgactcgagacccccaccaTCCTCGGAGGTGcataaagtatacaaatgttgCGCGCAAATGCGCACATGCACCTATTCTacccaaacgcgcataatgacaacacaaaagagcacagtctaacataatattattttatagttatttactcattacttgttgttatacataaactatgaactattactacagatggtcgaatttcatcaaactgattcgagtgctgatggatgtgccTCTTTTCGTACCTGGGGACGATGGCCTCTCTGGGCGTACTCTCATTTAGCCCGGTTGCTCTCAACTGTGCCCGAGCTCGATTGCCCCCCCTCCCCACTACCCCGCTGGCCTGCGCTCAAATTGCTCTTTACCATCCATACCCGGGCACGCTTTCATCATTACAATGCGACTACTTCGAAGCAAACGTAAACAAAGCGACCCCTCGCAGCACAACGGAATCCGGCACGcacttaatccttggtgtttcgagtcagatccgtgggcgtggcttgttggttttgactaaatctttggtgtttcaagtcttacgaaacctttaccctaacccacaccctaaccctaaccttactctaaccatctaaactacctatgattgttaaaattgacgaaaaaacacgtttgggtgatcacgtctgactcgaaacaccaaggatttagtgagtgccaACGGAATCCACCGCAATATTCAGTTTGGGGCTTATTAGAGGTGTTTAATTTCATGCGTGCGCAGCACAGAGCGATCTGctttaatgatgtcattgtcataCGAGAGCGATACGAGAGTAAGCGGCTtattatgcttttaaatcaccCTCTCGTACTTTATTATCGTAAAGCCTATCGTTACACACGAGTAGTTTTGTGTAAGTGCGCGGTTTATCAGTTTTTTACGGTGACAGCTGAATCTCAGGCAGGCGCTCCCAACCGCACCGTGCTCTGGCCCACCTCTTCCAAGCGAGCCAGGGACCGCTAAACGAACCATGCCCGGGTGCGATCACACTAGTCAAATGAACCGGGCTTTGGGGGTCAAACGTGCTCGGGCACAGTTCAGATTGCCTAGTGCGAGTACATCCTCCGACTGCGGCGCTTCTCTGCCCCCCCTGCGTTGTTTTTGGTCGATATTAatcaacgtttcatttcgacaaataagaATATCTTAAATtcaaagcctgaaaaataatctgcgtgcacatggGACTGTTTAACGCGGTGGTGCCGTAAATGGACGtgctgcacctaacctaatgcAGTTGCTAATGTCATTAATATGACGTAGGCTATtcacctcaggggtcatgatggagggggaggaaattccaaaggctgatggctttttatttgcatggttttatttataacttaatattttttaattttgttacacttattgattaaatacgctatttctaataaaaaacgatttctggaaatcatcttgtgATGAttaaccggaagtgcttctggactacagcttgcgaagtggtctagtGTTTTTACCAGTGTACATTTTAACCAGCTTGTATAGTGAATACATTTGTATAGTAAGAACAGTCAGACAATCTGTAAGGTTACCTGagtaaaatttgtatttttgaaatcATTGCAAATttcaataattgttttttaataaaatgtttcatattgCCAATGATACTCTTAAATGGAAATATGTGATTACAGGTAACCAGCAACAAGAGAGACACAATTATCTGGTTGGATGGGTGGTCAGATTACTGGCTTTATTGTGAGAGTATTAAATCAAATCCCTAggccagtggttcccaaacgttttacaatggcgtacccccctagggatttaacatcattctgcgtaccccctttttttacagtcacaattgtggtctcaaacatttttttatttgtattttaaatgagtgtagttttcttttatcaaacaataaatgatatatgactcatatataaataaattactcactgcttaatgagatggatgtgcttgaaatgacttgcataactctgtgatgtttggttgtattggagaaagtctgagtctcaaatcattctctatgcagagtgtgtcgatatttgttctttatgtgggcaagtgctgaaaacccactctcgcaaagatacgttgtggagaagggcagtaatgttttcaaagcgcgatcggctaaggcaggatacactgcatgcaaagctatccagaagtctgtcagtaatttttgtgtgaagtcgcatgcggtacgtaaagacgtgcgcttacgcacgagtggacgcatattttttgattggatgtcatgaatttgaccttttatggcactacgtgactactattttgctgtgtgtacactagagggagcacgtctttatatttagcttgtgagaaaaacatgccttGATTGtcgttataattaagtaaacagtagatttcaggattttgttcacgtaccACCTCCGTCACCTGGCGTACCCCGGGGGTACGTGTACCCCAATTTGGGAACCACTGCATTAGATTAAACAGTAACACAACCACAAAGAGTACTGCAGTCTGTTTCAGCATTAAACATGCACagctaatatactgtatacagagcACTAAGTGACACTACTTTTTAccatttctctctttctgttatAGGGGCATCATGGAGAAAAGACTGGCAGCATGTGTGAATATATTTCCCCGCACTGCCACTATGTAAAACCAGTTTAATCTTTCACTCACTATAATCTCTAACACAAAGAATTGCCTGAGGTCATGTTACCTGTAACCCACTAACGAGTGTTGTGTCAACTCTTACAGCACAAACACAGAGGGTGCAGTTTTTTGTAAAATGAGCAGAGgagaatgtttttaaaatataatgcatttattaatttcaggTACTACTGGAAAGGAGAGATTCGGGATGCATCAGAAATACTGCTGGTGTGTTGATCTTTTTTGCACCAAATACATTCTAAAcagattttataaatatatatagttatatggTTTTTGTTGTTAAGCAACTGTTTATTTCTGTTATGTTGGTATGAAGTGTACcgtaaatatatgtttttttcctgtagctcGTGAGGACAAGAACATCTCTCATACAGAGACTTGAGGCTTATTTAAGGTAAGTACAatacttgtttttattacccAAGAGAATGgtttaaacataaacatacttTTTAGTACCCTCCCGTACATATTTCAGCACTGTGTTTAAAACCAGGAACAAAAGTCATGTGATATAAATTGCATGTTTTGGTTTAACAGTTTTAGTGAGGCATTTTTGTTTCACATctcctaatgtgtttttaaggtgTAAACAGACTTGTACTGATTACCTCACAATTACATACTTGAGAAGACACATGGATGAACAGAAATGTGCTTGTTTGTCTGAGCTTCATTATACAGTACTACACAGTATACATTAACGATGCTGATCACACTATTTTTGAAAGATGAATCAtgcatttcttttctttataaaaataagGATCAGTATAGCCcactaaaaatgatattttcctAAACATCAACCATTCCAATGTAAGGTCTGCTGTATCCCAAGACAACTAATCAatgatttacatatttaatatgaATGTGCTTGTGTCCATAGAGACGTGCATCCATACGACATTCCAGAGATCATCAGTTTTCCCATTGGTGATGGAAGCTTGCACTACTTGAAGTGGATGGAAAATGCACTTACTGATATTTGACACATGTCTGTATTAAAATAGAGAAACAGCCCTTTTGAAAACTCAGAGAGCAGAATGAGATATGAGATACATGAGATATGTGGACACTGGATATGGGATATGAGCAAAAAATTTGTTTGGAACGTGGTTTGTTTGATATGGTTTTTACCAGTAGCTcagaaattaaaaaaattgaaacaaaaaatgtttccaaGCTGCCTTTCATACTTTTGATAGGATCCTTTGGAGTGACCAGAGGTATTGAAAACAAACTATCCtcataaattaaatgtatatatttattgaccctttttttttactttattctgaagagagtaaatatttattatatgcaTTTAATGAATTGTTAAAATTATAACTTATTTAGTTGggtaaagttttaattttagcaattccGATTATGCTTATCGAATCCGGTTCTTATCCATTCTCTGTTCCGATTCCAATATTTTTGGGGGAGagaaaaaaatagcaaatacttaaagaaaaaagtttttaccTTTTATTCTTGCCACATTTAGGCTATAACCTAACCAGTAGGCTAACTGTTAACTGTGACAATTCatcaaataataacaacacttccATTAAGGAATAATCATAAGCCATTACAAACCAAAATTTTTAAGTATAAcaccaaaatacaacataagaagtgtttaaatgattttttaattgaatCACTCATACAATAGTCGTTCAAAACGATAGATCGTCCATTATCTGAACAATTATTTGTGAATAAAACActaaattaattcatttttaaaaagtgattgaatgaataattcaaattaatatcatttaaataaactagAACATGTTGTCTTGTAGCTCTtgtggttcactgagctttaaatgattcactgatCTTTTATATTCGCCAGTGACTGAAACGTTTCAACAGTTTaacgaatcggttcaaatgagtcattctgatcgcaatgtgcgttcgtTCATGGTCCGTGTATGTTTTGGtcatttgtttttaagtttgaacttgaacaaacgGGAGTGAGAAAACGACGCCATCTCCGTTTTTCGTTTAATCCAAAAAAAAACGAGAATTCGGCTTTATTTTTCGTTTTAATCT contains:
- the zgc:63972 gene encoding protein CutA homolog, giving the protein MQGNKTDSLYQRYPKDTMSSAFSRTGFVVICLTIVVNLALYPVLRTLGIQIHSAITGSYVPGYHSVLLINCPTEQTARDIGRGIMEKRLAACVNIFPRTATMYYWKGEIRDASEILLLVRTRTSLIQRLEAYLRDVHPYDIPEIISFPIGDGSLHYLKWMENALTDI